GGGCTTGATAGCTGGAATGGGCAATTTTTGGCTTCTCCGAGGGCCAAGCAGTTTGCATCCATGGGACAAAGCTACCAGTGTCcctaaatgaaattaaattggCCAAGGGCACCACGCTGAGCAGCTGTTCACAGCGTTTGGTCTGTGCTAGGGTCTGGGAGCTGCACAAGGTGAGTGCCAGAGCAGAGACCCCGTGTGTCCCTCTGCAGTGACCAGGGGTGCCAGCCAGCCCAGGCCTCCTGCAGGAGCCctgtccctggagcagggccCCGTGCAGCGGGGCTGCAGAGGGCCCGGCCgtgccctgcctgcctgccgtGCTCATCTCGTGTCTCTCTGCAGCGTTAAATCACAGCAGACATGCAATTCGGGCAGCGGGAGCCTCCGTAATGGGCGGCCTCGGGCGCCTGATGGGGCCGGGGCCATCCggcagctgtgctgccagggctcctTGCTGATGCTTTATTGTTTGTGACGCTCCGAACGCGCTCTGAAAGGCGAGTgctggcagcctggaggagagctgcttccctctcctgccCGCTCTGCACCGGCAAGCTCCACAATGGAGGcgtccctccctgctcccactgtgCTCCCCAGCCTGGCTACAGCACCccatcctgtgcagagccctgccacgctcctgccacagctgcacagcccccagcacattCCATGGCACGGGGTGCGAGCTGCCAGGGGGCTGTAGTGCATAATGCTGGGCACCCAGGACTTGGGATGAGCTCAGGTTGGGCTGAGGAGGGAATGCAGAGCATCACTTATGCCATCCCATGTTGGGGATCTTGTGCTTGTGCCCCTGTGCTCCCCTCAGCCCCTGAGATTGCTGCGCTGGGCTAAATACCTGCTTGCCCAGCCAGGGaacctgctcccagcatggctgCTCCAGGAAAGAGGCCTGAGTGCCAATCCATCCAGTGCAGGGATGCTGCCATGCCTGGCTGCAGCggggcctgcagagatgctgccaTGCCTGGCTGCAGTGGGGCCTGCAGGGATGCTGCCATGCCTGGCTGCAATGGGGCCTGCAGAAATGCTGCCATGCCTGGCTGCAATGGGGCCTGCAGGGATGCTGCCATGCCTGGCTGCAGTGGGGCCTGCAGAAATGCTGCCATGCCTGGCTGCAATGGGGCCTGCAGGGATGCTGCCATGCCTGGCTGCAATGGGGCCTGCAGAAATGCTGCCATGCCTGGCTGCAATGGGGCCTGCAGGGATACTGCCATGCCTGGCTGCGGGATGCTGCCATGCCTGGCTGCAATggggcctgcagagatgctgccatgcctggctgcagcagggcctggaCGGGAcgcagggctgagctgtgggaagCCCCAGGCACTGAGCACTTTGATTCCCAGAAAAGCAATTACCATGCAGCAGATTACAGGGCTAATAAAATCCTATTATGCTATTTTGGAAAGTAAATCTGATCTGGGCGCTGCCGATTGATATCAGCCGTCCCACAGAACGTCCCGCAAGAGCCCCCTGCGTGTGTGTAACACGAGCCTACAGTAGATCACGCTAATTAGATATCCAATAACAGGAGGGCTGATAGGAACTACATTAAAATCTCTTTAAGATGAAGATGTAAAACCCGAGGGAGAAAATTCAGAGTTAATgatgctgcagcagaggctcCACTGGAGCAGTCTGCGCCCCCTTGGCCTCGTCCTGCcggctgcagagcaggagctgcaggagaggggGCAGAGCGGGGCACGGTCCCCAGCACCGTGGTGGCGCTGCCCGTGATTTTCGTTACCCAGATTCAATAAGGGGAGAGCGCTATGAGCTGCTGGCGCTCCCTGGGAGGTGACTTGCCAGCCACTAACGGAGCCGAGAAATCAAAttacccccagctctgctctcgcTCTCTCCCTGACACCGCTGTTGGCAGCCAACGGGGAGTTCATCAGGGCCCCGCACTAATTCTTATCTCGTTTAAGTGACTCCATGCCGGCATCTGATGCAATTTGCTCTACGCCACTGCCGCAGGCTTTGGTCCCTGGCCGCCGCTTCCCCAGGATTTCCAGCAGCTGGCAGCTTTGTGGGGACCTAGTCACCTGCAACACACACAAGCACAGTGTAGGCATACAGGAATACAGAAGATTATGGAGGCTTAGGGTGGAGGGGAAGCTCCCCTGCCAGGCAGAGGGACACTGCCCAGCCCAAGGCTCTGATGCTGTGGAGGGATGGATGTGCAGCCTGAGCAGGGCACCCCTGCATGGGTGGGCACCGAAGGCCTCTTGACTCCAGTCAAGGCCTTTTGCTTCCAGTCTTTTTTGCCCCAAGGCGTTAAACATTTTGGGAAACTGAAAACGGTAGGAAGAACCTTTTTTGCTGAAATTTACAACAAATGCAAATTTCTGTGGTGAAAATTGACTCCAGTGTAGGTGCAGGTTGGAGGGGTTGGGGGAaagctgctgccccaggcaggGGTGCCAAGGGCTGGCTGCACATGCTGCCCCCACCTGTGGCTGTCAGAGCCACTGTCGGTGGCACAGACCCACCTGCCGCAGGTGTGAAGGGGAGCCTGGTACCTCCAGAGCTCCCCTCTCCCCTGCTGGTGGAAACCCACCCTGTGTCAGTGGCATATCCCAGGGCAGGCTCCCCTCCCCTGCCTCCCAGAGGGCTTCCCCATCTTTCCAACTGCTGAGGATCTcctggcccagccctggcacctgcagTGCCCTCTCCCCCATCGTGCCCCCACTCACTGCACATGATGCTGGTACCCCAAACCCGCCTTGCCACAAGCAGGCACCGGGGCAGAGGACGGGGAAGCTCTTTTGGGGCTGGGCGGGGGTGGGGGATGGCTGGGTGGGCCCCACTGGCATCGTCCTGTAGCATTTTATCCTCCCAGCCTGAAACTTGATGCAGCGGGAGAGGCTGATCGCGAGATTAACTGGGCGTTCTCAAAAGCCCGGCGCTGTGGGGAAAGCCACGCGAGTGCCGCCCGCctcccgctccgctccgcgctGGGCTGCCGCCGGCCGAGCCATGGTGCCCGCGGCCCTCGGGgcgctcctggccctgctgccgctgaccctgcagagcccaggtaAGGCGAGGGAGcgcgggcagggctggggctgagcggggccgggcgctCCTGCACGGGGCAGCACCTGAGCCGCGCcgaggggcaggcaggggctgctcttcGGGAAGCCTTCGTGCGGCTGCGAGGTGGCACggctggggcaggctggggcATGGGGGAGCTCCGCTGCAGAGCCTGGAGGTTACCCTGCCTGGGTAAcgctggcagcaaggtggtgCAGCCTTagcaccagctctgctctgcgGGGTCTTGAGGTGCTCTGGAGCTGCGCCCAAAACCGGCCCTGGGGACGGAGAGGGATATGGGGGTCTCCTGCCTGCACTCCACTGCCCGAGAGAGGCTGCCTGAGCCCCCTGCCTGGTGAAGGGCTTCCTCCAATAGAATGTTTAGTTCCTCACAACCTAGAGCTGGGTTTTGGGCACGATGCTGTGCCGATAGTTTGCAGTTGCAGCTCTGTGCAGTGCAAAATTGACAGCCAACAGATTTCCTTGTTATTCCATTATTATTTTCTCATCTAATGTTCCTGGGAAATAGCACAAAAAATCCTTGAGCTGTTTtgcaccagcccaactcagttTTCAGCAGGCTATTGACTCAAATCTCTGGATAGGTCATGTAGCTCCTGTCACCCAACGTCCAAGCCTTCTCCCACTGTTAACACATCTAAGGTGGCAGAAGAGGAGCGGGGACAGTGATATGCTCACCCTGGCAATGCTGGCCAGGAGGCAGGAAGGGCTGTGCGCACAGGTCCCCATGTGttagggctgtgccagggttgTGCCAGGTACATGCCAGGTTCACCAGGTGAGTTGCTGGCACAACCTGGCACAGATTTGGGCTGGGCAGACCAGCATGGTGTGTGGAGCAGAGGCAAAGAGCATTAGAGGTGAACCCAGCCCAGTCCTCCCTTTGCAAAGCCATTTCCCTGCTGCCAGAGCATCCTGATGCAGATATGGGTGGTGTGGATGTGAGGAGAAGGTGGTGCAAGGAGGAGTGCAAGCACGAGCCAGCTGccaccagctgcagcagggaaggtCACTTGGCCCGAGCTGTGgtgatggcagcagctgcatttcCTCCCCTCACCCTAATTGCTGCCTCTCCCCATCTCAGTGCCTCTGCTGGTTCAtgcctgcctggctgagcaccATGCCCTACCATTCTTGAGCAATGTCAGAGGGGCTGAGgctgttgctttttctttttctttttttttttttttaagcttaaaATAGAGATTGAAATTCCCTTCCAGTAGCTTTCCCCAAGTTCCCATAGATCTATTCCAATCAGTCTCTTCCATTATGCTGGAATTGGACTCTGGGGCTGTGGCTACACAggtgcagcactgctgccctggcccagccgtGGTGTTCCAGGCGCCTGGCAGTGAGGACATGGTGCTGAAGGCGATTTGCCCTCACTTGATGCTGCTAGCACCAGTGAAGGGACTGTTTTCACAGGAAGCAAACACCAAGATACCTAATAAACGAATTTAGCATCCTGCTTCATCTCTAGCCTTCCCCGTCTCCACCTGCTGAACAAAGGAATGTCCCTGGAGGGAGCGAATGGTATGAAACCTTCCTGGGGGCAGTGTGCCCCTCGTGGTTCCCCGCTGCCGCTGTCCTGGCACTTGTCCACAGAGGtgagggctggcagctgtgccctctggggctggggaaggtCACAGCGCTGACAACCTGCACGGCACAGGATGTCAGTAACATACTAGGTGATGCTTCTGCTGTCCAGGCTTGTTTCCCATCAGAGAAGCCGGAGCTCTATTAAAGTTGGATGGGAAACCCCGAGGGGTAAGTGAGGGCAGGCAGCTGGCAGCACCCCGCAGGCCATGGCACACCGCAGGGTGGCGGCAGCCGCTGCCCCGGGGGagcagcctccctccctccgtccctccctccctttgtCCCTCTGCCGAGCAGGTGCCCGGCCCGGGGCCGGGACGCCAGAGCCGCCCGAGCCCGCCCTGCGCCGCCTCTCCCACCACCTCCTGGCGCACTACCAGAAGGGCACCCGGCCTGTGCGGGACTGGCGAACGACCACCACCGTGGCCATCGACCTCATGGTCTACGCCATCCTCAGCGTGGTGAGTGCTCTGCTGCCATTgcgcagggaggggaagggtaCCTGGCGTGCAGCATCCTGCCAGCGTGCTCTGCCCGTCCTCCTGAGGGTCAGTCCCCGTTCTGACACCGTTCCCATCTTCACAGGATGAGAAGGACCAGGTGCTGACCACCTATATCTGGTacaggcaggtgaggagccACAAAACCTCACCCCTTCCCTGCTGGCCCCCTCGGGAtccagcacccccaaacccccgtGTTTTCCTGTGAGAGAAGTGTGCAGTCCTGCAGGATAGTGGGGGGGGGAAACACATCCCTCTGCAGCACATGAACCCCAAGGCTCAGCTTTCATGCTCCCTGGTTTGCACTGTTGGGTGCTGTGCAAGCTGAAGGATTattcttccctccctcccacgGGTGGGAAGCTTTCTTGGTGCTGGCCTGGGGTCTgtgtgctggcagagcagcaggacctCGCCCACCCAGTCCCCTCTCCATTGTCCCCAGCACTGGACAGATGAGTTCCTCAAGTGGGACCCAGATCGCTTCGACAACCTGACGCAGATCTCCCTCCCTGTGGAGAGCATCTGGGTGCCTGACATCCTCATCAATGAGTTGTGAGTGCAGCCAAGGTCTCGAGAGAGATGCACTGGGACTGGAACTCCTCACCCACTGTGGGCACGTACCCTCCCGTGCTTTGTAttcctggcacagagctggcagcctCCCCACATCGGGAGCTGCAGATGGGGATTGGCTCTGCAGCTGGGCCATTTCCAATGCTGGCTAACCACAACCATTGGTAATTACCCTCACTGTGCTGGGGGTGAGATCCAGATACCAGGAGAAAGGCTTTGTGCAGGCAGTACaatgccggggcagctgcagagctgctggccctTCCCATGGAGCTGGGTGGTGTCGTTCCCACTCCGTGGGGATTTAAggtgctcccagtgcctcctGAGGGCTCTGGGACCTCTCGGGCTGGGAGAGGGCAGCAGTCTGGTGAGGAGATGTGAGGCAGAAATGCCTGCAAGGGTATGACCAAAAAAGCAGAAGAGGAGGCAAATCCCTGGCTCGTGGGCAGTTTCCCCCTGAAATGCCACTTGGCAGAAGGAAGCCCTGCCCAGAGTGCTCTCCAGCCCACATCTCTGTCCCTCATGTCCCTCAGCGTGGATGTTGGAAAGTCCCCACACGTCCCCTACGTTTACGTCAGCCATCACGGGGAGGTGCAGAACCTCAAACCCATCCAGGTGATGACAGCCTGCAGCCTGGACATCTACAACTTCCCCTTCGACGTGCAGAACTGCTCTCTCACCTTCACCAGCTGGCTGCACCACAGTGAGTGCCGGGCCGCGGGCTCGGGTCCCGGGGAGCGTCGGGAGCTCCGGAGCTCCGTGCACAGGGCGGCTCGTCCCTCTAGATGGCCCCAGCGGATCGGGGAAGCGCGCAGGGCGGGCAGCCCGgtgcaggggccgcagctgcccgCGCTCTGGGCGGGTACCCCCAGTTCTCGCCTCTCCTCCGCCCCCCAGTTCGCGATATCAACCTCTCGCTGTGGCGGCAGCCGGAGCTCGTCAAGTTCGACCGGAGTGTCTTCATGAACCAGGGCGAGTGGGAGCTGCTCTACGTGCTCAGCCACTTCCGGGAGTTCAGTGTCAAGAGCAGTGACAGCTATGCTGAGATGAAGTTCTATGTAAGAGCCTTTGGCCACCGCGTTTCTCGGGGATGTGGCACGAGGGAAGGGACTTGCCTGTCCctgtctgctctgtgctgcagctcctgcctgcaggtGGGAGGCTCCTGCTAGTGAGCCCTTCCTCGGGCTCACCTTAGTGCCCCCCCCATCCTCACTCTCCTTGGCAAAGAGCCACAGCAGCTGAAGGCTCATTGCAACCCTTCACAGCCTTTTGTGTCTCTGTCCTGCAGGTAGTGATCCGGAGACGCCCCCTCTTCTACACCGTcagcctgctgctccccagcatcTTCCTGATGGTTATGGATATTGTGGGCTTCTACCTACCTCCCCACAGTGGGGAGAGGGTCTCTTTCAAGATCACTCTCCTGCTGGGCTACTCGGTTTTCCTCATTATTGTATCCGACACATTGCCAGCCACTGCCGTCGGCACCCCGTTGATAGGTAGGGTGCTTCTCCTGTCCACCTGCCACGGCAGTCGTGGGCAGAGACCACAGGGCCCTGAGACTTCAGCAGGGAGGATTGGCTCTGTGCACGAGCCTTTGCAGGTCACTCACCTCACTGGTGCCTCTGCAGGCATCTACTTTGTGGTGTGCATGGCACTGCTCGTCATCAGCCTGACAGAGACCATCCTGATTGTGTGCCTGGTACACAAGCAAGACCTGCAGCCCCACGTCCCCGAGTGGCTGAAACACCTGCTGCTGGAACGAGCCACCATCCTGCTCTGTATCCGGGACAGGAAGAAATTCAGCCAAAGCAGGATGCAAACCATGGACACGTCCAGGCGGGTGGAGAACAATGACAGCACAGGTAAGGGTGGCACAGAGAGGGCCTGTGGGAACTGAAGGAGTCTAGGTGCTCTGTGGCCATCTACACCTACATAGCCATTCTTTGTATGGTGAACTGGGTGCCTTGTTCACCCTCACAACCCCCAGTTCCCTGTCTAAACTGATTTTTCACATTTGCTTCTCTTGATCCCTCAGCCAAGCCGACCCCCTGTGTCTGTGAGGACCCCCGGGAGTGCGGGGCAGTGGAGGGCACGAGGCCTGCTCTGGCCCTTGCTGGCCGGCCCGAgggctcagcagcactgcaggaggtCCTGCGTGAGACCACGGCAATCCGCCAGCTCCTGGAGAAACGGGAGGAGTTCCGCGACCTCGCCCGGGACTGGCTGCAAGTGGGCTACgtgctggatgtgctgctgtTCCGGGTGTACCTGGCAGCCGTCCTGGCTTACAGCATCACTCTGGGCACCCTCTGGTCGGTGTGGAGGGATGCCTGAGCAGTGCCCGTTGCTCAGGGCGAGAGATGGGGGACCTCACTCTGGTGGGTTCTCCCTGGCTCTGGGACTCGCCAGTGCCTGTCGACCCAGGCGGGCGCATCCCTCACGTCCCTCAGCTCCGCAGCGGGAAGGCggagctgagcaggagcccCCAGGACCCCATGACCCTGCCCAAACCTCTCTCCGTGCTTCCCCTGCCGGCCCCGGGAGCGCCttcggcccggcccggccccggccgcggCTTCAGCACCGCGGAcagcggccccgccgcccggccccgccgcctcccGACCGGGGTCCCCGGCATCGGGTGGGGTCCCCCCTGCTTCGGGGGATCCCCACCGCCCCAGGGGTCCCGCTGCCCTCGGCTCCCCGACCCCTCACCCCGGCTGCTGCCTTTATATCGTACCCCGGGCATGCTTGCCCAGCACATCCCCCATTCTTGTGCTCAGCAGTTTCAGCAAAGTGGGAGAGACCCCGCGTCCGGCCGCGGCCAAACCTGGATGGCGACGGGACTGGCTCCGTGAGCACGCGGTACGGGGAGAGATGCGGGGGCAGCACTgccatcacagctgcagcaggtcccAGCTCCCGCTGCCATCTGCCCCTGCAAGGACAGAGACACAAGGCGAGAAGCGCCGCAGATACCGTAAAGGCCCATCCCATGTTCTAGGAGCATCCCTGCATATGCAGGTGATGGGGGACAGGTGGGTTGACACCACCTGGCTCTCCTACATCTGCCCTCAAACCCACCAGCCCCAGAGCAAGACTCCCACTCACCATCTCAGAGCCATCACCTGCAGGAAAACTCACCCCTGAGTGACGGGGGCTGAGGACGGGTGGAGCGGGCTCCTGCCAGCGCCGGCCGCACTAATGCGCTGATGGTCTGTAAGTGGCTGCCTATTGATGAGGTGTCCAGTTAAAGAGTTCGTGAGACACTAAATCAGCCCATTGATCCTGCCGAGATCGATGGTGCTACAGACCTGATCAGTGCAGCGGGCAATTAACACCCTCTGGAATGAGCTGCCTTCGTGTAACATCAAACGCTCCAACAGACAAATCCAATGGGGCCATTGACCCGGGTGTGCGATGCCACCCGGCCCATGTGTTTGATGAGGGTACTGGGCAGCAAGACTCCTGAGCCAGCCTTGCCATCTCTCTCCTCCCCACCATGACCCTGATGTCCCCCAAGGCTGCACTGCAAGATGCTCATCTGCGCTGCTGTATCCCTGTATCCCATTGAATGCTTTGGTCCTCATCCTCCCTATGCTAGGAAGCCATCATGCACCCAACCTAACCCCCTCAAGAagcagtccttttccctggaaggagaGGCTGCCTGTCCTGGAGGAAAGATTGATTCTCCCCTTGCCCTCTTTCTACTTTGGGAAGTGCTGCATGTGGGAAAAAGTTCCAGGCATCTGAGAGAAGCCTGGattttcctctttaaaaaaaaaaaaaatcaataaatctGAATCTAATCTCCTAATAAAGGTTTAATGAGGACATAATGTTGATGGAACAGAACATTGTTGCAGCATAATCGCTCCCAGCTGCTGTGCGAGTGTGCACACAAAGGCCCGGTCCTGCCGTGATTTCCCCGTTGTTGTAACAACGCCTTTGTGCCAGGCCGGGCTTTGCCTCCCTTCTCATGGGGCGCTGCAGCCCACAGGTTCCTCACAGCAAGACCACCTCTGCTTGCCCTAACCGGGACCAAAGTTCCCCACCACTTGCCCAAAGCCTTCCtgggaggctgtgctggggggacCGGGGGAGGCAGGAACACCATCAGGACCTTGGAATGGACACGTGGCGCCTCAAACCTGCTGGGAAACGCTGGGGCAGGACACTGGCACATGCCACCCATCCCTGGGAAaactcagtgctgctctgcccttggggaccccagctgtgctggaagCAATGTCTGATGGCATCATGAGGTAGACGGCAGtgttgggcacaggcagggccgGGTGGAGCTGGCAGCACCCGCTCAGGCCGGCGGCAGCGTGCGGGGCTGCGCGGTTTGCCACGGCACAAAAGGAGAGCAGGCGCTGCCGTTAATGTAGtcagtaaataaataaaggagGGCTTAAGCTTAGTGTACAGCAATCAGTCGGGAACTACAGGATAATTAACGCAGCGGGGGGCCGGACGGCTCTGCAGGCAGGTTTAAATGAACGAGTTCACTTTCATTGAGGCAAacttgctctgctccctggtgAGCCGcatgggcaggcagcagcacaggcagcgtGCTGGGGATGCTCCCTGCCCACGGGGGCACTGACATTCCAGGGAGACCCCCGGCCCACTGGGGTTGGTTTAGGGATAGGACCTCCTCAATTTCCCCTTCAGAGCAGGCACCTCCAAACTCACCACTGTGGGCACCCCCATGGCTCACCCCAAGCTGGTGGGACGCATccttcctccacctcctcctcctcctcctcttgaTGGGCACAGGAATGGGAGACAGCAGGCTGAGACAACGGAATTAACTTTATTggttgttcttttgttttctaacTGCAGATTCAAGGTATACAACTGAACATTGCTATTTTCCTTATGAGacttataaataaaaatacaaaaaatgttCACTACAAAAAAATCTACCGTTAGTAGGATgtaaaaaatattctctttgCTATAGAAGGCACGAACTTCACTTAGTGAcacatggagagaaaaaaacctgcagcagtatattcttctttttttttgtctttttttttcctctgtcagAAACACTGAAGTCTTACAAAGAAATGCATCTGAATCTACACAGGACGAAGGCAGATGCGGAGAGCTGCAACTAGGAGACACCacaactgttttttttttttttttctttttctttatttttcaggaaactTTTAGCTAACGGCATCTGTGGCTAGAGGACAGAAAGAGGACTCGCAAGCAGAACCGCAGGGGAGCAAACGGTGAGACAGGAAAAGTCGTACAAAAAATAGGAGCCGATAGATACTCTGAGAAAACCAAAGGGGAACTTGGGCACCTTCTGCGCCCGGGCTCAGAGAGGTGCTGAGGTAGACGGAACGAGGACAGCGACGGACCCGAACCACGAGCGAAAACACAGAGCAACGGGACGGGCAGGCGCTCACGACACTGACACCAAGCCAGGGGAGAGGGAGCCCGGGACCACGGGGCCCCGTGCGGCGCTTGGTCCTCACTGCTAtgatacacatatatatacttacatatatatatatggaggGGTGGCAGGGGCTGCGCCACAGCCAACGGTGCGGGGACGTGCGCCCGGGATACAGCAGCATCACTCCAATGCTGACCCCAACACTGTTGCAGTGGGGGCTGTGTCTCTGAGGGAGAGGGATGGTGGGATGGAAGGGGAggttaaagcaaaaaaaaaagccacatgAGCTTGGCCACGTGCTCCATGGCACCATGGCACCCGTGTCTGGCAGCGCCAGGACACCACGGGGACCTGCCATGCACACGTCAGAAATTGCAGCAACTTTCTGTGTGAAagaactgttttctttttttttaaagtatttttcctttttttttcttaggcaCAACAATGAAACGAGCCGTTCTCCACAGTCACATCCCGGATTGTACAGCAGCGGTGCCCTCCCTGcgcagagcagcagctgtccCACGCGCAGGGGCACACGCACGTGCAAAGCCGGCCTGGGGCGCCAGGCAGGAcgctgctcccacagccctgtccctgcttggCACCAGGAGAGGTGGGAAGGGCACCCCAAACACAGAGGGGCCATCAGTGTCCCTCCAAACTGTCCAGACACTGTCCCACCACccccacccccagctccttttccccccttttcacCCAAACGCagcaaaatgacaaaaaaagaaCCATGGGATGGAACCACCAAGCCCGCGGCTGCGCAGGAGaaacacaacaaaaacaaacacaagaGGTAGCTTCAGAACcaacacccccagccccatgggGCCAGGCAAAAAATACCAGTTTTGGTAAGGATAATGCACAACAGGAGTCTGGCAGGGACACCAGTGCCCCACCACCTCTCCACCACCAATGCTGGGCACGTGGCTGGTGCACCCCAGCCATGCCAACCCCTGTCCCTCCCAAATCAATAAAAGCTCATGAGGTCACAAAAAAATGAGGTAATTTCAAGTAAAATGTGCTAAATGCGGAAATATTCCAAAAGAAagttcaaaaaaacccaaacaaaaagcaaaaaaagcgGCGAGCAAAGCCGCCTGCCACGGGGCACCCCTTACTTGTGGGCTCCTGTGGCTGAGGGCTgggcaaaaaaccccacacttgGCACCTTCTAGGTGCCCCAAATCAGCAGAAGAAAAGAGGATCCCTGCATTCAGAGTGATGCCACATACTAACAGCTCCAACACTGGCACTGACTGCATATCACCAAACCAACTGCATCTCCCCATGAGGGGCTTCACCCTTGCCCCgggaaggcagggaaggagggagaaatGCATAGAGACATCTTTGGtcatggggagagcagcagcatcctgtgCCCCTGAGCCCACCTGGACACCAGGCAACAGCTCaaggcagcctggctcccagcTGGCTCCCTGTCCCAAACACCCTCCTCTGGCCAGGATGCCCCCAGGACACTCTTGCCAAACCACTTGTGGCTCACAGGGCActgtgctctcctgcctgcGATGCTGCAGCCTGGGAGCATGAGAACCTGCCAGAATGGGGCCCAAGCCCACATGGGAGCTCAGGGCCTCTGCAGGGCATCCACGGCAGGGTCTATGCAGTGACAGGACACCAGGAGTGAAAGCCTTCCCAGAGCACTAGCTGTACACACACTTTCAGGGAAGCGCCTCTTTCCTACATGGTCttcccagcagcaccagtggccaaggccaaaggtgACGGGGGGCCTGGCTGGGGGTTCAAAGGGTGAAATCTGCCCTGCAGCAAGGGTGAAAGGGCAGCAGGCGCATGAGCAGTTTGGACGGGGCGGGAGAAGGGGCCGGTGTGTCGCTCGGTCCGGCGTGAGCTGCAGGATCCTTCCGGCGAGAAGAAACGAATGAGAACTGAAAACAAACAAGGCCATGGATGCTGCGggtttggtgggatttttttttgcccagTCATCTGCCActtggccctgctgcccctctgcctcctcccttaGACGTAGCAGAGGTAGAGATAGGTCTTCTCTATCCGCCAGTCAGTGGGGATCTCCTCTGGTTTGTGGCCCTTCATGTGCTTCTGCATGGCGGAGAGGCTGGGGCAGTACTCCAGGCAGATGGTGCACTGGTAAGGGGAAGCGCCATTGTGGGTCCGAAGGTGTTTGATCATGGCCGAGTAGTCCCGGGAGCGCTGGTGGCACAGCTTGCACTCGAAGGGCTTCTCACCTGTGGGATACAGGGTGTCAGTGCTAACCAACTGCCCAGCATCAATGCTGCCGCA
This sequence is a window from Zonotrichia albicollis isolate bZonAlb1 chromosome 27, bZonAlb1.hap1, whole genome shotgun sequence. Protein-coding genes within it:
- the LOC102075318 gene encoding 5-hydroxytryptamine receptor 3A, which translates into the protein MQRERLIARLTGRSQKPGAVGKATRVPPASRSAPRWAAAGRAMVPAALGALLALLPLTLQSPGARPGAGTPEPPEPALRRLSHHLLAHYQKGTRPVRDWRTTTTVAIDLMVYAILSVDEKDQVLTTYIWYRQHWTDEFLKWDPDRFDNLTQISLPVESIWVPDILINEFVDVGKSPHVPYVYVSHHGEVQNLKPIQVMTACSLDIYNFPFDVQNCSLTFTSWLHHIRDINLSLWRQPELVKFDRSVFMNQGEWELLYVLSHFREFSVKSSDSYAEMKFYVVIRRRPLFYTVSLLLPSIFLMVMDIVGFYLPPHSGERVSFKITLLLGYSVFLIIVSDTLPATAVGTPLIGIYFVVCMALLVISLTETILIVCLVHKQDLQPHVPEWLKHLLLERATILLCIRDRKKFSQSRMQTMDTSRRVENNDSTAKPTPCVCEDPRECGAVEGTRPALALAGRPEGSAALQEVLRETTAIRQLLEKREEFRDLARDWLQVGYVLDVLLFRVYLAAVLAYSITLGTLWSVWRDA